A genome region from Haliotis asinina isolate JCU_RB_2024 chromosome 11, JCU_Hal_asi_v2, whole genome shotgun sequence includes the following:
- the LOC137255854 gene encoding polyribonucleotide 5'-hydroxyl-kinase Clp1-like — protein MADDKEERKEEYKLEKFSELRFEVESKANVYLELCNGMAEVFGTELAKNKRYVFQAGSKVAVFTWHGCTIKLSGKTEVAYVSKETPMVMYVNTHAALEQMREKADAENSRGPRVLVVGPTDVGKSTLCRLLCNYAVRLGRAPVLADLDVGQNQIGIPGTIGAIVVERPADVEEGFSEAAPLCFHFGHKSPSENITLFNLLVSRLADVINLRCESSNKANISGVIINTGGWIRGGGYESIKQAAGAFEVDAVIVLDQERLYNEMKRDMPEFVKVILLPKSGGVVERSTHVRAESRDAKVREYFYGIKNTLYPHTFEVKFADVKIFKIGAPPLPESCLPLGMKAQDNKTKLVPLLPSNNILHHVLSINSSTTIDQSMIEANTLGFIVVTSVNMEKGTFNVLSPGAPPLPNTNLFVMDIQFMDIK, from the exons ATGGCGGACGATAAAGAAGAG AGAAAAGAAGAATACAAACTGGAGAAGTTTTCTGAATTAAGATTTGAAGTGGAATCCAAAGCAAATGTGTACCTAGAG ctGTGCAATGGAATGGCAGAGGTGTTTGGTACCGAATTAGCCAAAAATAAGCGCTACGTGTTCCAAGCTGGTTCCAAAGTGGCCGTGTTTACTTGGCATGGCTGCACCATTAAA CTCAGTGGCAAGACAGAAGTTGCATATGTTTCCAAGGAAACGCCCATGGTAATGTATGTCAATACTCACGCAGCACTGGAACAGATGAGGGAAAAGGCTGATGCGGAAAATTCACGTGGGCCGAGG GTGCTTGTTGTGGGCCCAACTGACGTGGGTAAGAGCACGCTGTGTCGCCTCCTCTGCAACTATGCCGTGCGACTTGGACGCGCTCCGGTACTGGCAGATCTGGACGTTGGTCAG AATCAGATTGGAATCCCAGGAACAATAG GTGCCATCGTGGTTGAGCGGCCAGCTGATGTGGAGGAGGGGTTTTCAGAAGCAGCGCCTCTTTGTTTCCACTTCGGCCACAAGTCTCCAAGTGAGAATATCACACTCTTCAATCTCCTGGTGTCTCGGTTGGCAGATGTCATCAATCTCCGGTGTGAATCCAGCAACAAAG cCAATATAAGTGGTGTTATCATCAACACTGGTGGGTGGATACGGGGAGGAGGATATGAGTCGATAAAACAAGCTGCAGGAGCCTTTGAAG TTGATGCTGTAATTGTGTTGGACCAGGAGCGGTTATATAACGAGATGAAGCGTGACATGCCTGAATTTGTCAAGGTCATCTTGCTGCCAAAGTCAGGAGGG GTAGTTGAGCGTTCAACACACGTGCGAGCCGAGAGCAGGGACGCCAAGGTGCGGGAATACTTCTACGGCATCAAGAATACACTGTACCCTCACACGTTTGAAGTCAAGTTTGCAGATGTCAAAATATTTAAGATTGGAG CACCGCCCCTGCCCGAGTCGTGCCTCCCCCTGGGGATGAAGGCCCAGGACAACAAGACAAAGCTGGTGCCTTTGCTTCCCA GTAACAACATCCTCCACCACGTCCTCAGTATCAACTCCTCCACCACCATCGATCAAAGCATGATTGAAGCAAACACTCTTGGGTTTATTGTTGT GACGTCAGTGAACATGGAGAAAGGGACGTTCAATGTGTTGTCTCCTGGTGCTCCACCACTACCCAACACCAACCTGTTTGTCATGGACATCCAGTTTATGGACATCAAGTGA
- the LOC137255853 gene encoding tubulin alpha-1A chain-like → MRECISIHVGQAGVQIGNACWELYCLEHGIQPDGQMPSDKTIGGGDDSFNTFFSETGAGKHVPRAVFVDLEPTVVDEVRTGTYRQLFHPEQLITGKEDAANNYARGHYTIGKEIVDLVLDRIRKLADQCTGLQGFLIFHSFGGGTGSGFTSLLMERLSVDYGKKSKLEFAVYPAPQISTAVVEPYNSILTTHTTLEHSDCAFMVDNEAIYDICRRNLDIERPTYTNLNRLIGQIVSSITASLRFDGALNVDLTEFQTNLVPYPRIHFPLATYAPVISAEKAYHEQLSVAEITNATFEPANQMVKCDPRHGKYMACCMLYRGDVVPKDVNAAIATIKTKRTIQFVDWCPTGFKVGINYQPPTVVPGGDLAKVQRAVCMLSNTTAIAEAWARLDHKFDLMYAKRAFVHWYVGEGMEEGEFSEAREDLAALEKDYEEVGVDSVEGEGEEEGEEY, encoded by the exons ATG AGGGAATGCATCTCTATCCACGTCGGCCAGGCCGGAGTCCAGATCGGCAATGCATGCTGGGAATTGTACTGTCTGGAGCACGGAATCCAGCCTGATGGTCAAATGCCCTCTGACAAGACCATTGGGGGTGGTGACGACTCCTTTAACACCTTCTTCAGCGAGACTGGAGCTGGGAAACACGTCCCCAGGGCCGTCTTCGTCGACCTCGAGCCAACCGTTGTCG ATGAGGTCCGTACCGGCACCTACCGCCAGCTGTTCCACCCCGAGCAGCTTATCACCGGCAAGGAGGACGCCGCCAACAACTACGCCCGTGGACACTACACCATCGGCAAGGAGATCGTCGACCTCGTCCTTGACCGCATCAGGAAGTTGGCTGACCAGTGCACTGGACTCCAGGGCTTCCTCATCTTCCACAGCTTCGGTGGCGGCACCGGCTCCGGCTTCACCTCCCTCTTGATGGAGAGACTGTCCGTCGACTACGGCAAGAAGTCCAAGTTGGAGTTTGCGGTCTACCCAGCTCCCCAGATCTCCACTGCCGTCGTGGAGCCCTACAACTCCATCCTGACCACCCACACCACCCTGGAACACTCCGACTGTGCCTTCATGGTCGACAACGAGGCCATCTACGACATCTGCAGACGTAACCTCGACATCGAGCGTCCCACCTACACCAACCTCAACCGTCTGATTGGCCAAATTGTCAGCTCCATCACTGCCTCTCTCCGTTTCGACGGTGCCTTGAACGTGGATCTGACCGAGTTCCAGACCAACTTGGTGCCCTACCCACGTATCCACTTCCCTCTGGCTACCTATGCCCCAGTCATTTCCGCCGAGAAGGCCTACCATGAGCAACTGTCTGTTGCCGAGATCACCAATGCCACATTCGAGCCCGCCAACCAGATGGTCAAGTGTGACCCCCGTCACGGCAAGTACATGGCCTGCTGCATGTTGTACCGTGGTGATGTCGTCCCCAAGGACGTCAACGCTGCCATCGCCACCATCAAGACCAAGAGGACCATCCAGTTCGTCGACTGGTGTCCCACTGGTTTCAAGGTCGGCATCAACTACCAGCCACCCACCGTTGTCCCCGGCGGTGACTTGGCCAAGGTCCAGAGAGCTGTGTGCATGTTGAGCAACACCACTGCCATCGCCGAGGCCTGGGCTCGTCTTGACCACAAGTTCGATCTGATGTACGCCAAGCGTGCCTTCGTCCACTGGTACGTGGGTGAGGGTATGGAGGAGGGAGAGTTCTCCGAGGCCCGTGAGGACTTGGCTGCCCTGGAGAAGGACTACGAGGAGGTTGGAGTCGACTCTGTTGAGGGCGAGGGAGAGGAGGAGGGTGAGGAGTATTAA
- the LOC137255387 gene encoding uncharacterized protein, translating to MPYHTTLLRQIEPLPHAIPHYATTPRPPTTSPPTTLRYYATSTHYLTPYHTTLLRHVHPLPHALPHYATTPRPPTTSPPTTLRYYATSTHYLTPYHTTLLRHVHPLPHPLPHYATTPRPPTTSPPTTLRYYATSTHYLTPYHTTLLRHIHPLPHPLPHYGRTPRPPTTSPPTTLRYYATSTHYLTPYHTTLLRQIEPLPHALPHYATTPRPPTTSPPTTLRYYATSTHYLTPYHTTLLRHIHPLPHAIPHYATTPRSPTTSPPTTLRYYATSTHYLTPYHTTLLRHIHPLPHAIPHYATTPHPPTTSRHTTLRYYATFTHYLTPHHTTVGRHVQPLPHATPH from the coding sequence ATGCCATACCACACTACGCTACTACGCCAAATCGAGCCACTACCTCACGCCATACCACACTACGCTACTACGCCACGTCCACCCACTACCTCACCCCCTACCACACTACGCTACTACGCCACGTCCACCCACTACCTCACCCCCTACCACACTACGCTACTACGCCACGTCCACCCACTACCTCACGCCCTACCACACTACGCTACTACGCCACGTCCACCCACTACCTCACCCCCTACCACACTACGCTACTACGCCACGTCCACCCACTACCTCACCCCCTACCACACTACGCTACTACGCCACGTCCACCCACTACCTCACCCCCTACCACACTACGCTACTACGCCACGTCCACCCACTACCTCACCCCCTACCACACTACGCTACTACGCCACGTCCACCCACTACCTCACCCCCTACCACACTACGCTACTACGCCACATCCACCCACTACCTCACCCCCTACCACACTACGGTAGGACGCCACGTCCACCCACTACCTCACCCCCTACCACACTACGCTACTACGCCACGTCCACCCACTACCTCACCCCCTACCACACTACGCTACTACGCCAAATCGAGCCACTACCTCACGCCCTACCACACTACGCTACTACGCCACGTCCACCCACTACCTCACCCCCTACCACACTACGCTACTACGCCACGTCCACCCACTACCTCACGCCATACCACACTACGCTACTACGCCACATCCACCCACTACCTCACGCCATACCACACTACGCTACTACGCCACGTTCACCCACTACCTCACCCCCTACCACACTACGCTACTACGCCACGTCCACCCACTACCTCACCCCCTACCACACTACGCTACTACGCCACATCCACCCACTACCTCACGCCATACCACACTACGCTACTACGCCACATCCACCCACTACCTCACGCCATACCACACTACGCTACTACGCCACGTTCACCCACTACCTCACGCCACACCACACTACGGTAGGACGCCACGTCCAGCCACTACCTCATGCCACACCACACTAG